A genomic window from Glycine soja cultivar W05 chromosome 10, ASM419377v2, whole genome shotgun sequence includes:
- the LOC114372467 gene encoding protein TIME FOR COFFEE-like isoform X1 — protein MDRIREARRSTMAANGLTRRRHRTNSLRDSPEEDGGMELQEPSRLRDRGGSGKKDRDRERERERERDRLGRSKKRRGDRLMHSSREDGGEDTSEESINDEDDDDDEDGGGGGGSASVRMLPLNPSSLSNHHHRKSFPPAKVLRPTPPTTWKAADEMIGVSVPRKARSASTKRSHECWASSGGGIVAEQNHRQPSTSPVRAAAPASPSSSNASVRKKIVSFGIRKQNGGAKFRPPKTTTTTTTSKPSSLAQDEIEIEIAEVLYGMMRQPQGPSKQDIVANDSNKFDSRESNKSSTDAKSPISNPQNSSSSATPMSAVAPKRKRPRPVKHEDENPASLSVRSSPISSTTKAESDQPSKMETCSSNLDKNNVGSVTENLVNSQTVQVMPESNEPKPATEVAERQKDVVGLLSEVVVSPQSPKKESPVRQVADDDREDVKATKANHSISESENQREEKFQIDLMAPPPPLRSSPERDAENNNMVVDAEKEVKPMTKEDEKVLRMNKEVAMAIEMEKVKAKAEENDSQKPGLLQKERGIDLQLDLEKADRVDTSGNVGGMVNKKQQQHQNAQRQPQPQLQQTNSEKNVQSNSLPLPLSVPSWPGGLPPMGYMTPLQGVVSMDGTPVTSAAIPPPHLLFNQPRPKRCATHCYIARNILYHQQIARMNPFWPAAAGSASLYGAKPSNLNVAPSTELHGNVPCRSANSSQDKGHGIAMFPGHIGKDKASQPANVDNSSRKQILLQQALPPGAAPSNILHGPAFIFPLNQQQAAAAASVRPGSVKSLPVSSNGAPSSVSNSAPPNACGTGAAAGAAAPTMSFSYPNMPGNEAPYLAILQNNAYSFPIPAHVGGPPGYRGTPHAQAFPFFNGSFYSSQMLHPSQIQQQQLPAQSQQQSQQGHQNASMSSGSSSSQKQHAQNQQQKPNNNATGSNGGGSLQGFPVTKNPPSLPLQLQQQQPQQRQNHHPSHPARQVESEMGGEDSPSTADSRLARATMNIYGQNFAMPMQSPNFALMTPASISAAGSNGGHGEKKQPQQHPGPKAGGETAPAFAMSFASMNGAPGLDLSSIAQNPSIMPSNHNYHIMAAAQAASAQLKKSYHAAEEGKNVVNSSNLDEDRKAISAGKIPATMGQSIAFGRPEVSDPSLASLSGGNNVIDTSGRNLNLGSASSRASTSVMPAVISTNAASSQQQMQRNQQQQQILQHQKQNQFAAAAAAAARNKTPSTSNGSVYSDNLPSTSSMANKFPSAVSAFPQSLVQSSNTVAQSPQWKNSVRATTTSQSPPSMASTTPPSSVKNLPQQQGRSQQPHTQISFATNPKSSAAQVQPSSSTQSPSPPVMVGSPTTSSMSKNTGSPRTTSASTTNNKISQSSSLSSQQAKNSSAVPARKSSPVGSRNVPSILNVPQLTPSSSTGSKSQLPQKQQPQQQIPKQALQQAQLLFSSPYVHPQSNSTTSTTTVPSGYYLQHQQRRGPEQMQRPGSSPAVNNVKGSSALPTQGLLHPAQVAAMQPSGSHPQFVPTGFSYASYHVHSVPSVQVKPAEQKQPAGE, from the exons ATGGACAGGATTAGAGAAGCCAGAAGAAGCACTATGGCTGCAAATGGATTAACCAGACGAAGACACAGGACTAACAGTCTTAGAGACTCACCAG AGGAAGATGGAGGCATGGAGCTGCAAGAACCATCCAGGTTGCGAGATCGAGGAGGGAGTGGGAAAAAGGATCGAGATCGTGAAAGGGAGAGGGAAAGGGAGAGAGATCGATTGGGTCGGAGCAAGAAGAGAAGAGGAGATAGGTTGATGCATAGCAGCAGAGAAGATGGCGGAGAAGACACTTCTGAAGAGAGTATCAACGATGAGGACGATGATGACGACGAAGACGGTGGCGGCGGCGGAGGTAGCGCTTCAGTAAGAATGCTTCCGTTGAACCCATCTTCGCTCTCCAACCACCACCATCGGAAGAGCTTCCCTCCGGCGAAAGTTTTAAGACCAACGCCGCCGACGACGTGGAAGGCCGCCGATGAAATGATCGGAGTATCCGTCCCCAGAAAAGCTCGCTCAG CCTCTACGAAGAGGTCGCACGAATGCTGGGCTTCGAGCGGTGGCGGAATCGTGGCGGAGCAAAATCACCGACAGCCGTCGACCTCTCCGGTGAGGGCGGCGGCGCCGGCCTCGCCTTCATCGTCGAACGCCTCTGTTAGGAAGAAGATAGTGAGTTTCGGAATCCGG AAGCAGAATGGAGGAGCCAAGTTTCGACCACCCAAAAcaacgacgacgacgacgacgtCCAAGCCCTCGTCTTTAGCGCAGGACGAGATCGAAATAGAGATCGCGGAAGTGTTGTACGGCATGATGAGACAACCTCAGGGACCGTCGAAACAAGATATCGTCGCAAACGATTCCAACAAGTTCGATTCCCGAGAATCTAATAAATCTTCCACCGATGCCAAGTCACCGATCTCCAACCCACAAAATTCAAGCTCTTCCGCCACTCCCATGTCCGCTGTTG CTCCGAAGAGGAAAAGACCGCGACCGGTGAAGCACGAGGATGAGAATCCGGCGAGTTTGAGCGTTCGGAGCAGTCCCATTTCATCAACGACAAAGGCTGAGAGCGATCAGCCTTCAAAGATGGAGACTTGTTCTTCCAATTTGGATAAGAACAACGTGGGGTCTGTCACCGAGAATCTGGTGAATTCTCAGACAGTTCAAGTTATGCCGGAGAGCAACGAGCCTAAGCCGGCGACGGAGGTAGCGGAGAGGCAGAAAGATGTGGTGGGGTTGTTGAGTGAGGTGGTGGTGTCTCCTCAGTCGCCCAAGAAGGAATCTCCTGTGCGACAAGTAGCAGATGATGACCGTGAAGATGTGAAAGCGACTAAAGC GAATCACTCAATATCCGAGAGTGAAAATCAGCGAGAAGAGAAGTTCCAGATAGATTTGATG GCGCCACCTCCTCCCTTGAGGTCTTCCCCGGAAAGGGATGCGGAGAATAATAATATGGTGGTTGACGCAGAAAAG GAAGTGAAGCCTATGACAAAAGAGGACGAGAAAGTGCTGAGAATGAACAAAGAAGTAGCAATGGCTATAGAAATGgagaaagtaaaagcaaaagCCGAAGAAAATGATTCGCAGAAACCAGGTTTATTGCAGAAAGAAAGAGGAATTGACTTACAGCTTGATTTGGAGAAAGCTGATAGGGTAGATACTAGTGGCAATGTCGGTGGTATGGTTAACAAGAAGCAGCAGCAACATCAGAACGCTCAGAGGCAGCCACAGCCACAGCTGCAGCAAACGAACTCAGAGAAAAATG TCCAATCCAATTCTTTGCCTCTACCATTGTCTGTTCCAAGCTGGCCTGGCGGGCTTCCTCCCATGGG ATATATGACACCTCTGCAAGGAGTTGTATCGATGGATGGGACTCCTGTGACATCTGCAGCCATACCG CCTCCCCATCTTCTTTTTAACCAGCCTCGGCCGAAAAGGTGTGCCACCCACTGCTACATTGCTCGCAATATTTTGTATCACCAGCAAATCGCGAGGATGAATCCATTTTGGCCAGCTGCAGCAGGTTCTGCATCACTATATGGAGCCAAGCCCAGCAATCTTAATGTTGCACCCTCCACAGAATTGCATGGTAATGTTCCTTGCAGGTCTGCAAACTCTTCCCAGGACAAAGGGCACGGTATTGCCATGTTTCCAGGACATATTGGGAAGGACAAAGCCTCTCAGCCTGCCAATGTGGATAATTCatcaagaaaacaaattttgcTTCAGCAAGCTTTACCCCCAGGAGCAGCACCTAGTAATatcttg CATGGCCCTGCATTCATATTCCCGCTGAATCAGCAGCAAGCAGCTGCTGCGGCATCTGTACGGCCTGGATCTGTGAAGTCTTTGCCAGTTTCTAGTAATGGAGCCCCCTCCAGTGTGTCCAATTCAGCTCCGCCGAATGCTTGTGGCACGGGTGCTGCTGCGGGGGCAGCTGCACCAACAATGAGCTTCAGCTATCCAAATATGCCTGGCAATGAAGCTCCGTACTTGGCCATTTTGCAGAACAATGCTTACTCATTTCCAATACCAGCACATGTTGGTGGTCCACCTGGGTACCGTGGAACCCCCCATGCTCAGGCTTTTCCGTTCTTCAATGGCTCTTTCTATTCTTCTCAAATGCTGCATCCTTCACAGATTCAGCAGCAGCAACTTCCTGCTCAGTCACAGCAGCAGAGCCAACAGGGCCATCAAAATGCAAGTATGTCTAGTGGATCATCCTCTTCTCAGAAGCAGCATgctcaaaaccaacaacaaaagCCTAATAATAATGCTACTGGGTCCAATGGGGGTGGAAGCTTGCAAGGCTTTCCTGTCACCAAAAACCCACCATCACTGCCACTGCAGTTGCAACAGCAACAGCCGCAGCAGAGGCAGAATCATCACCCTTCTCATCCAGCTCGCCAGGTTGAGTCTGAGATGGGTGGTGAAGACAGTCCATCTACTGCTGATAGTCGCCTCGCTCGCGCTACCATGAATATTTATGGCCAAAATTTTGCAATGCCTATGCAGTCGCCTAACTTTGCTTTGATGACACCTGCCTCGATTAGTGCAGCAGGCTCTAACGGAGGTCACGGTGAAAAGAAACAACCCCAGCAGCACCCTGGTCCAAAGGCTGGAGGTGAAACAGCTCCTGCATTTGCCATGTCATTTGCATCCATGAATGGAGCCCCTGGCCTTGACCTCTCATCTATTGCACAGAACCCTTCAATCATGCCGAGTAATCATAACTATCATATAATGGCAGCAGCACAAGCTGCCAGTGCTCAGTTGAAGAAGAGTTATCATGCGGCTGAGGAAGGGAAAAATGTAGTTAATTCTTCTAATCTAGACGAAGATAGAAAAGCAATATCTGCTGGAAAAATTCCGGCAACAATGGGACAATCCATTGCATTCGGAAGGCCAGAAGTATCTGATCCCTCATTAGCGTCGTTATCAGGCGGCAACAATGTGATTGATACCTCGGGTCGTAATCTAAACCTTGGTTCTGCTTCTTCTCGGGCTTCTACTTCTGTTATGCCTGCTGTCATCAGCACTAATGCAGCCAGTTCTCAGCAACAAATGCAGCGaaatcagcagcagcagcaaatTCTTCAGCATCAGAAGCAGAATCAATTTGCAGCTGCAGCTGCCGCCGCTGCTCGCAACAAGACCCCATCAACTAGCAATGGCAGTGTTTACTCTGATAACCTCCCCTCTACATCTTCAATGGCTAATAAGTTTCCCAGTGCCGTATCCGCATTTCCTCAAAGCCTTGTACAGAGCAGTAACACCGTTGCTCAGTCACCTCAGTGGAAGAACTCTGTAAGGGCAACGACCACTTCACAGTCGCCCCCATCCATGGCTTCAACAACACCGCCCTCGTCAGTCAAAAACCTTCCACAGCAGCAGGGTCGTTCCCAGCAACCTCACACCCAAATATCTTTCGCGACAAATCCAAAATCATCAGCAGCACAAGTGCAACCTTCAAGTTCGACCCAGTCCCCATCTCCCCCAGTCATGGTTGGCTCACCAACGACTTCATCAATGTCGAAAAATACTGGTAGCCCAAGGACAACATCAGCTTCAACAACCAACAATAAGATAAGCCAAAGTTCTTCCTTATCCTCTCAGCAAGCCAAGAACTCTTCTGCTGTGCCGGCCCGTAAATCGTCTCCTGTTGGCAGCAGGAATGTGCCATCAATACTCAATGTTCCTCAGCTAACTCCCTCTTCCAGCACTGGGAGTAAATCTCAATTGCCACAGAAGCAGCAGCCGCAGCAGCAAATACCAAAGCAAGCATTACAACAGGCCCAGCTTTTGTTCTCTAGTCCTTACGTGCA
- the LOC114372467 gene encoding protein TIME FOR COFFEE-like isoform X2: MDRIREARRSTMAANGLTRRRHRTNSLRDSPEEDGGMELQEPSRLRDRGGSGKKDRDRERERERERDRLGRSKKRRGDRLMHSSREDGGEDTSEESINDEDDDDDEDGGGGGGSASVRMLPLNPSSLSNHHHRKSFPPAKVLRPTPPTTWKAADEMIGVSVPRKARSASTKRSHECWASSGGGIVAEQNHRQPSTSPVRAAAPASPSSSNASVRKKIKQNGGAKFRPPKTTTTTTTSKPSSLAQDEIEIEIAEVLYGMMRQPQGPSKQDIVANDSNKFDSRESNKSSTDAKSPISNPQNSSSSATPMSAVAPKRKRPRPVKHEDENPASLSVRSSPISSTTKAESDQPSKMETCSSNLDKNNVGSVTENLVNSQTVQVMPESNEPKPATEVAERQKDVVGLLSEVVVSPQSPKKESPVRQVADDDREDVKATKANHSISESENQREEKFQIDLMAPPPPLRSSPERDAENNNMVVDAEKEVKPMTKEDEKVLRMNKEVAMAIEMEKVKAKAEENDSQKPGLLQKERGIDLQLDLEKADRVDTSGNVGGMVNKKQQQHQNAQRQPQPQLQQTNSEKNVQSNSLPLPLSVPSWPGGLPPMGYMTPLQGVVSMDGTPVTSAAIPPPHLLFNQPRPKRCATHCYIARNILYHQQIARMNPFWPAAAGSASLYGAKPSNLNVAPSTELHGNVPCRSANSSQDKGHGIAMFPGHIGKDKASQPANVDNSSRKQILLQQALPPGAAPSNILHGPAFIFPLNQQQAAAAASVRPGSVKSLPVSSNGAPSSVSNSAPPNACGTGAAAGAAAPTMSFSYPNMPGNEAPYLAILQNNAYSFPIPAHVGGPPGYRGTPHAQAFPFFNGSFYSSQMLHPSQIQQQQLPAQSQQQSQQGHQNASMSSGSSSSQKQHAQNQQQKPNNNATGSNGGGSLQGFPVTKNPPSLPLQLQQQQPQQRQNHHPSHPARQVESEMGGEDSPSTADSRLARATMNIYGQNFAMPMQSPNFALMTPASISAAGSNGGHGEKKQPQQHPGPKAGGETAPAFAMSFASMNGAPGLDLSSIAQNPSIMPSNHNYHIMAAAQAASAQLKKSYHAAEEGKNVVNSSNLDEDRKAISAGKIPATMGQSIAFGRPEVSDPSLASLSGGNNVIDTSGRNLNLGSASSRASTSVMPAVISTNAASSQQQMQRNQQQQQILQHQKQNQFAAAAAAAARNKTPSTSNGSVYSDNLPSTSSMANKFPSAVSAFPQSLVQSSNTVAQSPQWKNSVRATTTSQSPPSMASTTPPSSVKNLPQQQGRSQQPHTQISFATNPKSSAAQVQPSSSTQSPSPPVMVGSPTTSSMSKNTGSPRTTSASTTNNKISQSSSLSSQQAKNSSAVPARKSSPVGSRNVPSILNVPQLTPSSSTGSKSQLPQKQQPQQQIPKQALQQAQLLFSSPYVHPQSNSTTSTTTVPSGYYLQHQQRRGPEQMQRPGSSPAVNNVKGSSALPTQGLLHPAQVAAMQPSGSHPQFVPTGFSYASYHVHSVPSVQVKPAEQKQPAGE, encoded by the exons ATGGACAGGATTAGAGAAGCCAGAAGAAGCACTATGGCTGCAAATGGATTAACCAGACGAAGACACAGGACTAACAGTCTTAGAGACTCACCAG AGGAAGATGGAGGCATGGAGCTGCAAGAACCATCCAGGTTGCGAGATCGAGGAGGGAGTGGGAAAAAGGATCGAGATCGTGAAAGGGAGAGGGAAAGGGAGAGAGATCGATTGGGTCGGAGCAAGAAGAGAAGAGGAGATAGGTTGATGCATAGCAGCAGAGAAGATGGCGGAGAAGACACTTCTGAAGAGAGTATCAACGATGAGGACGATGATGACGACGAAGACGGTGGCGGCGGCGGAGGTAGCGCTTCAGTAAGAATGCTTCCGTTGAACCCATCTTCGCTCTCCAACCACCACCATCGGAAGAGCTTCCCTCCGGCGAAAGTTTTAAGACCAACGCCGCCGACGACGTGGAAGGCCGCCGATGAAATGATCGGAGTATCCGTCCCCAGAAAAGCTCGCTCAG CCTCTACGAAGAGGTCGCACGAATGCTGGGCTTCGAGCGGTGGCGGAATCGTGGCGGAGCAAAATCACCGACAGCCGTCGACCTCTCCGGTGAGGGCGGCGGCGCCGGCCTCGCCTTCATCGTCGAACGCCTCTGTTAGGAAGAAGATA AAGCAGAATGGAGGAGCCAAGTTTCGACCACCCAAAAcaacgacgacgacgacgacgtCCAAGCCCTCGTCTTTAGCGCAGGACGAGATCGAAATAGAGATCGCGGAAGTGTTGTACGGCATGATGAGACAACCTCAGGGACCGTCGAAACAAGATATCGTCGCAAACGATTCCAACAAGTTCGATTCCCGAGAATCTAATAAATCTTCCACCGATGCCAAGTCACCGATCTCCAACCCACAAAATTCAAGCTCTTCCGCCACTCCCATGTCCGCTGTTG CTCCGAAGAGGAAAAGACCGCGACCGGTGAAGCACGAGGATGAGAATCCGGCGAGTTTGAGCGTTCGGAGCAGTCCCATTTCATCAACGACAAAGGCTGAGAGCGATCAGCCTTCAAAGATGGAGACTTGTTCTTCCAATTTGGATAAGAACAACGTGGGGTCTGTCACCGAGAATCTGGTGAATTCTCAGACAGTTCAAGTTATGCCGGAGAGCAACGAGCCTAAGCCGGCGACGGAGGTAGCGGAGAGGCAGAAAGATGTGGTGGGGTTGTTGAGTGAGGTGGTGGTGTCTCCTCAGTCGCCCAAGAAGGAATCTCCTGTGCGACAAGTAGCAGATGATGACCGTGAAGATGTGAAAGCGACTAAAGC GAATCACTCAATATCCGAGAGTGAAAATCAGCGAGAAGAGAAGTTCCAGATAGATTTGATG GCGCCACCTCCTCCCTTGAGGTCTTCCCCGGAAAGGGATGCGGAGAATAATAATATGGTGGTTGACGCAGAAAAG GAAGTGAAGCCTATGACAAAAGAGGACGAGAAAGTGCTGAGAATGAACAAAGAAGTAGCAATGGCTATAGAAATGgagaaagtaaaagcaaaagCCGAAGAAAATGATTCGCAGAAACCAGGTTTATTGCAGAAAGAAAGAGGAATTGACTTACAGCTTGATTTGGAGAAAGCTGATAGGGTAGATACTAGTGGCAATGTCGGTGGTATGGTTAACAAGAAGCAGCAGCAACATCAGAACGCTCAGAGGCAGCCACAGCCACAGCTGCAGCAAACGAACTCAGAGAAAAATG TCCAATCCAATTCTTTGCCTCTACCATTGTCTGTTCCAAGCTGGCCTGGCGGGCTTCCTCCCATGGG ATATATGACACCTCTGCAAGGAGTTGTATCGATGGATGGGACTCCTGTGACATCTGCAGCCATACCG CCTCCCCATCTTCTTTTTAACCAGCCTCGGCCGAAAAGGTGTGCCACCCACTGCTACATTGCTCGCAATATTTTGTATCACCAGCAAATCGCGAGGATGAATCCATTTTGGCCAGCTGCAGCAGGTTCTGCATCACTATATGGAGCCAAGCCCAGCAATCTTAATGTTGCACCCTCCACAGAATTGCATGGTAATGTTCCTTGCAGGTCTGCAAACTCTTCCCAGGACAAAGGGCACGGTATTGCCATGTTTCCAGGACATATTGGGAAGGACAAAGCCTCTCAGCCTGCCAATGTGGATAATTCatcaagaaaacaaattttgcTTCAGCAAGCTTTACCCCCAGGAGCAGCACCTAGTAATatcttg CATGGCCCTGCATTCATATTCCCGCTGAATCAGCAGCAAGCAGCTGCTGCGGCATCTGTACGGCCTGGATCTGTGAAGTCTTTGCCAGTTTCTAGTAATGGAGCCCCCTCCAGTGTGTCCAATTCAGCTCCGCCGAATGCTTGTGGCACGGGTGCTGCTGCGGGGGCAGCTGCACCAACAATGAGCTTCAGCTATCCAAATATGCCTGGCAATGAAGCTCCGTACTTGGCCATTTTGCAGAACAATGCTTACTCATTTCCAATACCAGCACATGTTGGTGGTCCACCTGGGTACCGTGGAACCCCCCATGCTCAGGCTTTTCCGTTCTTCAATGGCTCTTTCTATTCTTCTCAAATGCTGCATCCTTCACAGATTCAGCAGCAGCAACTTCCTGCTCAGTCACAGCAGCAGAGCCAACAGGGCCATCAAAATGCAAGTATGTCTAGTGGATCATCCTCTTCTCAGAAGCAGCATgctcaaaaccaacaacaaaagCCTAATAATAATGCTACTGGGTCCAATGGGGGTGGAAGCTTGCAAGGCTTTCCTGTCACCAAAAACCCACCATCACTGCCACTGCAGTTGCAACAGCAACAGCCGCAGCAGAGGCAGAATCATCACCCTTCTCATCCAGCTCGCCAGGTTGAGTCTGAGATGGGTGGTGAAGACAGTCCATCTACTGCTGATAGTCGCCTCGCTCGCGCTACCATGAATATTTATGGCCAAAATTTTGCAATGCCTATGCAGTCGCCTAACTTTGCTTTGATGACACCTGCCTCGATTAGTGCAGCAGGCTCTAACGGAGGTCACGGTGAAAAGAAACAACCCCAGCAGCACCCTGGTCCAAAGGCTGGAGGTGAAACAGCTCCTGCATTTGCCATGTCATTTGCATCCATGAATGGAGCCCCTGGCCTTGACCTCTCATCTATTGCACAGAACCCTTCAATCATGCCGAGTAATCATAACTATCATATAATGGCAGCAGCACAAGCTGCCAGTGCTCAGTTGAAGAAGAGTTATCATGCGGCTGAGGAAGGGAAAAATGTAGTTAATTCTTCTAATCTAGACGAAGATAGAAAAGCAATATCTGCTGGAAAAATTCCGGCAACAATGGGACAATCCATTGCATTCGGAAGGCCAGAAGTATCTGATCCCTCATTAGCGTCGTTATCAGGCGGCAACAATGTGATTGATACCTCGGGTCGTAATCTAAACCTTGGTTCTGCTTCTTCTCGGGCTTCTACTTCTGTTATGCCTGCTGTCATCAGCACTAATGCAGCCAGTTCTCAGCAACAAATGCAGCGaaatcagcagcagcagcaaatTCTTCAGCATCAGAAGCAGAATCAATTTGCAGCTGCAGCTGCCGCCGCTGCTCGCAACAAGACCCCATCAACTAGCAATGGCAGTGTTTACTCTGATAACCTCCCCTCTACATCTTCAATGGCTAATAAGTTTCCCAGTGCCGTATCCGCATTTCCTCAAAGCCTTGTACAGAGCAGTAACACCGTTGCTCAGTCACCTCAGTGGAAGAACTCTGTAAGGGCAACGACCACTTCACAGTCGCCCCCATCCATGGCTTCAACAACACCGCCCTCGTCAGTCAAAAACCTTCCACAGCAGCAGGGTCGTTCCCAGCAACCTCACACCCAAATATCTTTCGCGACAAATCCAAAATCATCAGCAGCACAAGTGCAACCTTCAAGTTCGACCCAGTCCCCATCTCCCCCAGTCATGGTTGGCTCACCAACGACTTCATCAATGTCGAAAAATACTGGTAGCCCAAGGACAACATCAGCTTCAACAACCAACAATAAGATAAGCCAAAGTTCTTCCTTATCCTCTCAGCAAGCCAAGAACTCTTCTGCTGTGCCGGCCCGTAAATCGTCTCCTGTTGGCAGCAGGAATGTGCCATCAATACTCAATGTTCCTCAGCTAACTCCCTCTTCCAGCACTGGGAGTAAATCTCAATTGCCACAGAAGCAGCAGCCGCAGCAGCAAATACCAAAGCAAGCATTACAACAGGCCCAGCTTTTGTTCTCTAGTCCTTACGTGCA
- the LOC114369484 gene encoding sugar transport protein 13-like, whose translation MAGGGFVSASGESHFEAKITFAVIISCIMAATGGLMFGYDIGISGGVTSMPSFLEKFFPEVYRKIQDHGVDSNYCKYDNQTLQLFTSSLYLAALVATMFASSVTRTLGRKQTMLIAGIFFIVGTVLNAVANSLLLLIVGRILLGCGVGFANQAVPVFISEIAPTRIRGALNIMFQLNITIGILIANIVNYFTAKIEGGYGWRISVALAGIPAIMLTFGSLLVHDTPNSLIERGLEDEGKAVLKKIRGVENVEPEFQEILKASKVAKAVKNPFQNLLKRHNRPPLIIAVMMQVFQQFTGINAIMFYAPVLFSTLGFKSDASLYSAVITGAVNVLSTLVSVYFVDKAGRRMLLLEACVQMFVSQMVIGTVLGLKVQDHSDSLNKGLGVLVVVMVCTFVASFAWSWGPLGWLIPSETFPLEARSAGQSVTVFTNMLFTFIIAQGFLSMMCHLKFGIFFFFSAWVLAMAIFTVLLIPETKNIPIEEMTDKVWRNHWFWKSYMED comes from the exons ATGGCGGGAGGAGGATTTGTATCAGCTTCAGGGGAATCCCACTTTGAGGCAAAAATCACGTTTGCCGTCATAATATCTTGCATAATGGCTGCCACCGGTGGCCTTATGTTTGGTTATGATATTGGAATTTCAG GTGGTGTCACATCAATGCCTAGCTTTCTAGAAAAGTTTTTCCCTGAGGTATACAGAAAGATACAAGATCATGGTGTGGACAGTAACTACTGCAAATATGACAATCAAACTCTACAATTGTTCACATCCTCTCTGTACCTCGCAGCTTTGGTAGCCACCATGTTTGCCTCTTCCGTCACCAGGACGCTAGGCCGGAAGCAAACTATGTTGATTGCTGGCATTTTTTTCATCGTTGGAACTGTCTTGAATGCTGTAGCAAATAGCTTGCTACTGCTAATTGTTGGCAGAATCTTACTTGGTTGTGGTGTTGGTTTCGCCAATCAG GCTGTGCCAGTGTTTATTTCTGAGATTGCACCCACAAGAATTCGTGGAGCACTTAACATCATGTTCCAGCTTAATATCACCATTGGAATTCTCATAGCAAACATTGTCAACTACTTCACAGCAAA GATTGAAGGTGGATATGGGTGGAGGATATCAGTGGCTTTGGCAGGGATTCCAGCAATAATGCTGACATTTGGGTCCCTCCTGGTGCATGACACTCCCAACAGTCTTATTGAGAGGGGTTTGGAGGATGAAGGGAAGGCTGTGCTAAAGAAGATTCGTGGTGTGGAAAATGTTGAGCCAGAGTTTCAGGAGATTCTTAAAGCCAGTAAAGTGGCTAAAGCGGTTAAGAATCCCTTCCAAAACCTCCTTAAGCGCCACAACCGTCCTCCATTGATCATTGCCGTTATGATGCAG GTCTTCCAACAATTCACCGGCATCAATGCGATCATGTTCTATGCTCCAGTGTTGTTCAGCACCTTGGGATTTAAAAGTGATGCTTCCCTTTACTCAGCCGTGATCACAGGAGCTGTGAATGTGCTATCAACCTTGGTGTCTGTTTATTTCGTGGACAAAGCTGGTCGGAGGATGCTGTTGTTGGAGGCCTGTGTCCAAATGTTTGTGTCTCAGATGGTGATTGGCACAGTGCTTGGGTTGAAGGTCCAAGACCACTCAGATAGCTTGAACAAAGGGCTCGGGGTGTTGGTGGTGGTCATGGTTTGCACCTTTGTGGCATCTTTTGCATGGTCTTGGGGACCACTTGGGTGGCTCATTCCGAGTGAGACATTCCCACTTGAGGCTAGGTCAGCGGGGCAAAGTGTTACCGTGTTTACGAACATGCTCTTCACATTTATTATTGCTCAAGGTTTCTTGTCCATGATGTGCCACCTCAAATTCGggatcttctttttcttctccgcCTGGGTGCTTGCCATGGCCATATTCACAGTGTTGCTAATTCCAGAGACTAAGAACATACCCATAGAGGAGATGACAGATAAAGTCTGGAGAAACCACTGGTTCTGGAAGAGTTATATGGAAGATTAA